From the genome of Nasonia vitripennis strain AsymCx chromosome 1, Nvit_psr_1.1, whole genome shotgun sequence, one region includes:
- the LOC100114254 gene encoding exosome complex exonuclease RRP44: protein MLTSKTFYRKTKGGNIYKVVREHYLRDDIWCGSEACERCGRRNKDIMLDDENPGAKSSLFSQPHYLVFDTNIILNQINILEENILCNVIIPQTVLEEVRHRSSNVYKKLKEIIGDPSRKFYVFVNEHHKDTYIERKPGEIVNDRNDRAIRTVAKWYNSHLSAQKINIKAILLTDDEDNKNKAEEAGIPVATMKDYVSSLENAGFLVDKLARKDYVLDGEGREPLFPCHLSPSQLHEGIKNGKFLQGTFLASRENFLEGSVNCESIEKFVLVQGREGLNRAVDGDTVAIELLPEDQWSAPSDIILQDETEDDPGDVLDDEKILTENKTVAPAEKTPTGRIVGIIRRKWRQYCGILQRSALKENTRHLFVPAERKIPKVRIETRQAETLSKQRIIVAIDSWPRNSRYPLGHFVRALGEIGDKDTENEVLLLEHDVPHSRFSDEVLSFLPKLPWVITESDVAQRRDLRHIDVCSVDPPGCTDIDDALHCRDLPNGNLEVGVHIADVSHFIRPGTALDKEAALRATTVYLVDKRIDMVPELLSSNLCSLRGNEERFAFSCVWEIDHEANIISIDYFKSIILSRAAMTYEEAQLKIDDKTQNDAVAKSLRNLNMLAKKLKKRRLENGALVLASPEIRFQVDSETHDPIDVQAKQMRETNSMVEEFMLLANISVAKKILEEFPECAMLRRHPEPPQVNFDPLIKAGRHQGFEINTSSGKELAKSLEAAQKENNPYFNTMLKILATRCMMQAVYFTSGMVQETEFFHYGLACPIYTHFTSPIRRYADVIVHRLLAVCVGADATYPDLLDKKKSHALCHNLNYRNRMAQYAGRASVALNTHLFFRNKVQEEEGYILFVRKNALQILIPKFGLEGTLYLSKKGETSPVTFIYDEEEHTQRCGDIIFRSFDQVVVQLSLDRSNVQHEKLVFKLVKPMIPGFSIPSSSEGTAADKPAEEPMELSEEIPQKRKDEQEIEPEEAPTTKKGRKKKRRKY from the exons ATGTTAACTTCAAAGACTTTCTACCGAAAGACCAAAGGTGGCAACATCTACAAG GTTGTGAGAGAACACTATTTGAGAGATGATATTTGGTGTGGCTCAGAAGCGTGTGAAAGGTGTGGGCGTAGAAATAAGGATATTATGCTCGATGATGAGAATCCTGGTGCTAAGAGCAGTTTGTTCTCCCAACCTCATTACTTAGTTTTTGATACGAATATTATACTTAATCAG ATAAATATTCTAGAGGAGAATATTTTGTGCAACGTCATCATTCCACAAACTGTACTTGAAGAGGTACGACACAGAAGTTCTAATGTTTATAAGAAGCTCAAAGAAATTATTGGAGATCCTAGTAGAAAGTTTTATGTTTTTGTAAATGAACATCATAA AGATACTTACATTGAGCGCAAGCCAGGAGAAATTGTAAATGACAGAAATGACAGAGCTATTCGAACAGTTGCCAAGTGGTATAATTCTCATTTAAGTGCACAAAAAATTAACATAAAAGCTATTTTACTTACTGACGATGAGGACAACAAAAACAAAGCAGAAGAGGCTGGGATCCCAGTTGCTAcca TGAAAGATTATGTTAGCTCACTGGAAAACGCAGGATTCCTCGTTGATAAACTTGCTAGAAAAGATTATGTATTGGATGGAGAGGGTCGAGAGCCACTGTTTCCTTGTCATCTATCACCTTCACAGCTGCATGAGGGTATTAAAAATGGCAAATTTCTGCAAGGTACATTTTTGGCATCCAGAGAAAATTTCTTGGAAGGAAGTGTCAATTGTGAGAGCATTGAGAAATTC GTTTTGGTGCAAGGAAGGGAGGGTTTGAACAGAGCGGTGGATGGTGACACAGTTGCCATAGAACTTTTGCCAGAAGATCAGTGGTCAGCTCCTAGTGACATCATTCTGCAGGATGAAACAGAGGACGATCCAGGTGATGTATTGGACgacgaaaaaattttaacagaaaacaaaacAGTAGCACCTGCAGAGAAGACACCCACAGGTAGAATTGTGGGAATCATCAGGCGAAAGTGGAGACAGTACTGTGGAATATTACAACGCAGCGCTCTGAAAGAA aacACACGGCATCTTTTCGTACCagccgaaagaaaaattccaAAAGTCAGAATTGAAACAAGACAGGCAGAGACTTTGAGCAAGCAACGGATCATCGTAGCGATAGATTCCTGGCCTCGAAATTCTAGATATCCACTGGGACACTTTGTTCGCGCATTGGGTGAAATTGGCGATAAGGATACTGAAAACGAAGTCTTACTGTTGGAACACGACGTGCCACATAGTAGATTCTCAGATGAAGTTTTGAGCTTCTTGCCAAAGCTACCTTGGGTTATCACCGAAAGT GATGTCGCCCAGAGACGAGATCTTCGTCACATCGACGTCTGCTCTGTAGATCCGCCTGGCTGCACGGACATCGATGATGCTCTTCACTGTCGCGATCTGCCCAACGGAAACCTCGAGGTTGGCGTGCACATCGCTGACGTCTCGCACTTCATCCGTCCTGGTACAGCCCTGGACAAGGAAGCCGCGCTCAGGGCCACCACCGTCTACCTTGTTGACAAGCGCATAGATATGGTACCCG AATTACTCAGCTCGAACCTGTGCTCGCTGAGGGGCAACGAGGAGCGCTTCGCCTTCTCCTGCGTCTGGGAAATCGATCACGAGGCCAACATTATTAGCATAGACTACTTTAAGTCGATTATCCTGTCGCGAGCTGCTATGACCTACGAAGAGGCGCAGCTGAAGATCGACGACAAGACGCAGAATGACGCGGTAGCCAAGAGCCTCAGGAACCTTAATATGCTCGCTAAGAAGTTGAAGAAGAGGCGTTTGGAAAATGG AGCTCTGGTGTTGGCATCTCCGGAGATTCGTTTTCAAGTGGACAGTGAGACACACGATCCGATAGATGTCCAGGCCAAACAGATGCGTGAGACCAATTCCATGGTCGAGGAGTTCATGTTGCTGGCAAACATCTCTGTAGCCAAGAAGATCCTCGAGGAGTTCCCCGAGTGCGCAATGCTGCGTCGTCACCCGGAGCCGCCTCAGGTGAACTTCGACCCGTTGATCAAGGCCGGCAGACATCAAGGCTTCGAGATCAACACGAGCAGTGGCAAAGAGTTGGCCAAGTCCCTCGAAGCTGCCCAGAAGGAGAACAATCCTTACTTCAATACGATGCTCAAGATCCTCGCCACCAGGTGTATGATGCAGGCGGTTTACTTTACCAGCGGTATGGTGCAGGAGACTGAGTTCTTCCACTACGGTCTGGCGTGCCCAATTTACACGCACTTCACGTCTCCCATTAGAAG GTATGCCGACGTGATAGTTCATCGACTGCTGGCGGTGTGCGTAGGCGCAGACGCCACCTACCCAGATTTGCTGGATAAGAAGAAAAGCCACGCGCTTTGTCACAATCTCAATTACAGAAACCGAATGGCGCAGTATGCCGGCAGGGCCTCCGTGGCATTGAACACGCAC TTGTTCTTCAGGAATAAGGTACAGGAGGAGGAGGGTTACATTCTTTTCGTGCGCAAGAACGCGCTACAGATTCTCATCCCGAAGTTTGGCCTCGAGGGTACTCTGTACCTGAGCAAGAAGGGCGAGACGTCGCCAGTGACCTTCATCTACGACGAGGAGGAACACACGCAGCGTTGCGGCGACATCATCTTCCGCTCGTTCGATCAAGTGGTCGTGCAGCTGAGCCTTGACCGGTCGAACGTCCAGCACGAGAAGCTGGTCTTCAAACTCGTCAAGCCAATG ATTCCGGGCTTCAGTATTCCTTCGAGCAGTGAGGGTACAGCCGCTGACAAGCCGGCCGAGGAGCCGATGGAGCTGTCCGAGGAGATCCCTCAGAAGCGGAAGGACGAGCAAGAAATCGAGCCGGAAGAGGCGCCGACGACgaagaaaggaagaaagaagaagaggaggaaatACTGA
- the LOC100116966 gene encoding conserved oligomeric Golgi complex subunit 3 isoform X2, translating to MAGPVSVPDNLVKWDLTDDPLAPLTADQKFKLALLADEIIALDPVNLKPSKDKALQNTISTESSVENAAERIESYQELLLCYSALEQKHMSAEDVKYISYLGQLKARRAECHELCMEIERVLDDLALLSKQYTSVSEKTTSLHTASEQLTSDQEKLITFVEKIAEHIKYFKEVDFIMDKLDAPTLSVNSEIFFNLLNKIDNNMDFMQNNPSFKESNTYLVKYRHCQSKAITLIQNYIFKLFTRATESILNPKDEGLQKNPDAALALFYGRFQSILPKAKPVIEQVEAKSSKRQEYESLLFECHQHFLSHRGLVLGPSVQKGLQSIKSKYNGDHCSLVRHSCSLLLHASIDEYRLFYQFFSKPSPALLSFSESLCTSLYDTLRPFIIHINHLETLAEICCILRIEMLDEHVQNNTEPLQGFGNVCLQLLHDVQERLVFRAHLYLQSDVAGYNPSPGDLAYPEKLKMMEDIAESIREDNRQKSQMKKISLSSLESGSSSGNVVEPISRTHVMGIDPMYQRGSNMGNSPADLHGMWYPTVRRTLVCLSRLYRCVDRPVFQSLSQEAITYCVQSIEAARERIQSRATPLDAELFQVKHLLILREQIAPFQVDFTVKEYSLDFSKVKSAAFGLLEKRSRLFTLSNNALLEFLLEGAPQMKEQLIDSRKHVDAKLKSSCQRLIQHITRLLIDPVVLLLERSKALQQQAPAKILGSAENVAAVVSEALRLIKFKLPAVQQSMQLYLANRETECILFRPIKNNIVAAFAQLQQLLSQHYSGDELLLIACPLPEQVSVMLSSSALAQAKDQQQQPPAATGLPEAKDQVTLGDLQQTRQQRLSSVETPQELVAKQQDARIEGHKSVGGIENV from the exons ATGGCAGGCCCTGTGAGTGTGCCGGATAATTTAGTTAAGTGGGATTTGACAGACGATCCCTTAGCTCCTTTGACAGCGGATCAAAAGTTCAAGCTGGCGTTACTTGCAGATGAGATCATTGCTTTGGATCCAGTGAATTTAAAACCTTCTAAGGACAAGGCATTACAG AATACTATATCAACAGAAAGTAGTGTTGAAAATGCTGCAGAGAGGATTGAAAGTTATCAAGAATTGCTCTTGTGCTATTCTGCACTTGAGCAAAAACACATGTCAGCTGAGGATGTCAAGTATATCTCATATCTTGGACAATTGAAAGCCAGGAGAGCAGAATGTCACGAGTTGTGCATGGAGATAGAGCGAGTCCTGGATGACTTGGCCTTGCTATCTAAGCAATACACATCAGTGTCTGAGAAAACCACTTCCTTACACACAGCCAGTGAGCAGCTAACTTCTGATCAAGAAAAACTCATCACGTTTGTTGAGAAAATAGCTGAACATATTAAATACTTCAAGGAAGTGGATTTCATAATGGATAAATTGGATGCTCCTACTCTCTCAGTCAACAGCGAGATCTTTTTCAATCTTTTGAATAAGATTGACAATAATATGGATTTCATGCAAAACAATCCCAGTTTCAAAGAGAGCAACACTTATCTAGTAAAGTACAGACACTGCCAATCAAAAGCGATAACTCTCATTCAGAACTATATTTTTAAGCTCTTCACTAGAGCCACAGAAAGCATTCTTAATCCTAAAGATGAAGGTTTACAGAAGAATCCCGATGCAGCACTGGCTTTGTTTTATGGCAGGTTCCAGTCCATTCTGCCAAAAGCCAAGCCAGTCATTGAACAAGTTGAAGCCAAATCTAGCAAACGCCAGGAGTATGAGAGCTTGCTATTCGAATGCCATCAACACTTCCTAAGCCATCGAGGTCTCGTTTTAGGTCCCAGTGTACAGAAAGGTCTGCAGTCCATCAAGAGCAAGTACAACGGGGATCACTGCAGTCTCGTGCGGCACTCCTGCTCGCTTTTACTGCACGCCTCCATCGATGAATACCGATTGTTCTATCAATTCTTCAGCAAGCCCTCGCCTGCACTATTGTCCTTCTCAGAGAGCCTCTGCACCTCGCTCTACGACACCCTTAGGCCCTTCATTATTCACATCAACCACCTAGAGACTCTTGCCGAAATTTGCTGTATTTTGAGAATAGAAATGCTGGATGAACACGTGCAGAACAACACTGAGCCTCTCCAGGGCTTTGGCAACGTTTGTCTACAACTGCTGCACGACGTCCAGGAAAGACTTGTCTTCAGAGCACACCTGTATTTACAGTCTGATGTGGCTGGGTACAATCCCTCGCCCGGTGATCTCGCGTATCCTGAAAAGCTGAAAATGATGGAGGACATCGCCGAATCCATCAGAGAAGATAATAGGCAGAAAAgccaaatgaaaaaaatttcgctTTCTTCTCTAgagagcggcagcagcagtggcaaTGTCGTCGAGCCCATTTCAAGGACACACGTTATG GGAATAGACCCGATGTATCAACGTGGCTCGAATATGGGCAACTCGCCAGCAGATCTACACGGTATGTGGTATCCGACCGTCCGTCGCACCCTGGTCTGCCTTTCCCGACTCTACCGTTGCGTTGACCGTCCAGTATTCCAATCTCTTAGCCAGGAGGCGATCACCTACTGCGTACAAAGTATCGAGGCAGCGCGTGAGCGTATCCAAAGTCGAGCTACACCTCTGGACGCTGAACTTTTCCAGGTCAAACACCTGCTTATCCTGCGCGAACAGATCGCACCTTTCCAAGTCGATTTCACCGTTAAGGAGTACAGCCTCGATTTTTCCAAAGTTAAGAGCGCTGCTTTCGGCTTGTTAGAAAAGAGATCTAGATTGTTCACTCTGTCGAACAATGCATTGTTAGAGTTTTTACTGGAAGGCGCTCCACAGATGAAGGAACAACTCATTGACTCGCGCAAGCACGTTGATGCTAAACTCAAGTCGTCCTGTCAGAGGTTGATCCAGCACATTACCAGGTTGCTGATTGATCCAGTTGTACTTTTACTTGAGAGATCTAAGGCTTTACAACAG CAGGCACCTGCGAAAATTCTGGGCAGCGCTGAAAACGTAGCTGCAGTAGTCAGTGAGGCGTTGCGGCTAATCAAATTCAAGCTACCGGCAGTGCAGCAGTCGATGCAGCTCTACCTAGCGAATCGCGAAACTGAATGTATTCTATTCCGGCCGATCAAGAATAACATCGTCGCAGCGTTCGCtcagctgcagcagctgctTTCACAGCACTATTCAGGTGACGAGCTCCTGCTGATTGCGTGTCCTTTACCCGAGCAGGTCTCGGTCATGCTCAGCTCCTCTGCTCTGGCACAGGCTAAGGATCAACAGCAACAGCCTCCAGCAGCGACAGGTTTACCAGAAGCAAAGGATCAGGTCACGTTGGGAGACTTACAACAAACCAGGCAGCAGAGGTTGTCGAGCGTTGAAACACCACAGGAACTGGTGGCAAAGCAACAAGATGCTAGGATCGAAGGACATAAGTCCGTTGGTGGCATTGAAAACGTGTAG
- the LOC100116926 gene encoding 2-oxoisovalerate dehydrogenase subunit alpha, mitochondrial — protein MYLSKMFRKVPVKLVKNAQRSYSIPNAVYTSKLSFINDSNSVIPTYQVMSNECSGKSLKIQDLRINKDTLVKAYKSMLQLHTMDSILYESQRQGRISFYMTNFGEEAVQIGSAAAWLAEDLIYAQYRESGILLWRGFHISEFVNQCYGNHEDKNKGRQMPVHYGSKTLNFMTISSPLTTQLPQAAGAAYGIKLRGKKACVACYFGEGAASEGDAHAALNFAATLACPIVFICRNNGYAISTPSHQQYNGDGIAAKGPAYGINTIRVDGNDILAIYNATEYARNYAVENQKPVLIEAMTYRVGHHSTSDDSTAYRSNTEISSRANDSPILRLRSYLESCNLWDQSKEEELSKESKRNVIEAIAAAEKKLKPGWKDMFEDVYCEMPKHMRKQVDLMETHMLKYEDKYPMSKYIRQ, from the coding sequence ATGTATTTGTCAAAGATGTTTCGTAAAGTTCCAGTGAAGTTGGTGAAGAATGCTCAGCGAAGTTACTCGATTCCAAACGCCGTTTACACGAGTAAGCTGTCATTCATCAACGACTCGAACTCCGTGATTCCAACGTATCAAGTGATGAGCAACGAGTGTTCCGGTAAATCGTTGAAAATCCAAGATTTGAGAATCAACAAGGATACCCTGGTCAAAGCCTACAAAAGCATGCTACAACTCCACACGATGGACTCGATCTTGTACGAATCTCAGCGCCAAGGGCGCATCTCCTTCTACATGACGAATTTCGGGGAAGAAGCCGTGCAAATAGGATCGGCCGCAGCCTGGCTCGCGGAAGACTTGATCTACGCACAGTATCGGGAGAGCGGTATTCTTCTGTGGCGAGGCTTCCACATCTCGGAGTTCGTGAACCAGTGTTACGGCAATCACGAGGACAAGAACAAGGGCAGGCAAATGCCAGTTCACTACGGATCGAAGACCTTGAATTTCATGACCATCTCCTCGCCGCTGACGACTCAGCTTCCCCAAGCGGCTGGCGCAGCTTACGGCATCAAACTACGGGGGAAGAAGGCCTGCGTGGCTTGCTACTTCGGCGAAGGCGCAGCCAGCGAGGGTGACGCTCACGCAGCTCTGAACTTCGCCGCTACCTTGGCCTGTCCGATCGTGTTTATTTGTCGCAACAACGGATACGCCATATCGACTCCGAGTCATCAGCAGTACAACGGGGATGGAATCGCGGCTAAGGGGCCGGCTTACGGAATAAACACGATCAGAGTGGATGGCAACGACATTCTCGCCATCTACAACGCTACGGAGTACGCTCGTAATTACGCCGTGGAGAATCAGAAGCCGGTGCTGATCGAAGCTATGACTTATCGCGTCGGACATCACAGTACGTCCGACGACAGTACGGCTTACAGATCGAACACTGAAATCAGTTCACGTGCGAACGACAGTCCGATTCTCAGGTTGAGGAGTTATTTGGAATCCTGCAACTTGTGGGATCAGTCGAAGGAGGAGGAATTGTCGAAGGAGAGCAAGAGGAACGTGATCGAAGCGATCGCTGCGGCGGAGAAGAAGTTGAAGCCTGGCTGGAAAGACATGTTCGAGGATGTTTATTGCGAAATGCCCAAGCATATGAGAAAGCAGGTGGATTTGATGGAGACGCATATGCTCAAGTACGAGGACAAATATCCGATGTCGAAGTACATCCGTCAATAG
- the LOC100116966 gene encoding conserved oligomeric Golgi complex subunit 3 isoform X1, with the protein MAGPVSVPDNLVKWDLTDDPLAPLTADQKFKLALLADEIIALDPVNLKPSKDKALQNTISTESSVENAAERIESYQELLLCYSALEQKHMSAEDVKYISYLGQLKARRAECHELCMEIERVLDDLALLSKQYTSVSEKTTSLHTASEQLTSDQEKLITFVEKIAEHIKYFKEVDFIMDKLDAPTLSVNSEIFFNLLNKIDNNMDFMQNNPSFKESNTYLVKYRHCQSKAITLIQNYIFKLFTRATESILNPKDEGLQKNPDAALALFYGRFQSILPKAKPVIEQVEAKSSKRQEYESLLFECHQHFLSHRGLVLGPSVQKGLQSIKSKYNGDHCSLVRHSCSLLLHASIDEYRLFYQFFSKPSPALLSFSESLCTSLYDTLRPFIIHINHLETLAEICCILRIEMLDEHVQNNTEPLQGFGNVCLQLLHDVQERLVFRAHLYLQSDVAGYNPSPGDLAYPEKLKMMEDIAESIREDNRQKSQMKKISLSSLESGSSSGNVVEPISRTHVMGIDPMYQRGSNMGNSPADLHGMWYPTVRRTLVCLSRLYRCVDRPVFQSLSQEAITYCVQSIEAARERIQSRATPLDAELFQVKHLLILREQIAPFQVDFTVKEYSLDFSKVKSAAFGLLEKRSRLFTLSNNALLEFLLEGAPQMKEQLIDSRKHVDAKLKSSCQRLIQHITRLLIDPVVLLLERSKALQQQQAPAKILGSAENVAAVVSEALRLIKFKLPAVQQSMQLYLANRETECILFRPIKNNIVAAFAQLQQLLSQHYSGDELLLIACPLPEQVSVMLSSSALAQAKDQQQQPPAATGLPEAKDQVTLGDLQQTRQQRLSSVETPQELVAKQQDARIEGHKSVGGIENV; encoded by the exons ATGGCAGGCCCTGTGAGTGTGCCGGATAATTTAGTTAAGTGGGATTTGACAGACGATCCCTTAGCTCCTTTGACAGCGGATCAAAAGTTCAAGCTGGCGTTACTTGCAGATGAGATCATTGCTTTGGATCCAGTGAATTTAAAACCTTCTAAGGACAAGGCATTACAG AATACTATATCAACAGAAAGTAGTGTTGAAAATGCTGCAGAGAGGATTGAAAGTTATCAAGAATTGCTCTTGTGCTATTCTGCACTTGAGCAAAAACACATGTCAGCTGAGGATGTCAAGTATATCTCATATCTTGGACAATTGAAAGCCAGGAGAGCAGAATGTCACGAGTTGTGCATGGAGATAGAGCGAGTCCTGGATGACTTGGCCTTGCTATCTAAGCAATACACATCAGTGTCTGAGAAAACCACTTCCTTACACACAGCCAGTGAGCAGCTAACTTCTGATCAAGAAAAACTCATCACGTTTGTTGAGAAAATAGCTGAACATATTAAATACTTCAAGGAAGTGGATTTCATAATGGATAAATTGGATGCTCCTACTCTCTCAGTCAACAGCGAGATCTTTTTCAATCTTTTGAATAAGATTGACAATAATATGGATTTCATGCAAAACAATCCCAGTTTCAAAGAGAGCAACACTTATCTAGTAAAGTACAGACACTGCCAATCAAAAGCGATAACTCTCATTCAGAACTATATTTTTAAGCTCTTCACTAGAGCCACAGAAAGCATTCTTAATCCTAAAGATGAAGGTTTACAGAAGAATCCCGATGCAGCACTGGCTTTGTTTTATGGCAGGTTCCAGTCCATTCTGCCAAAAGCCAAGCCAGTCATTGAACAAGTTGAAGCCAAATCTAGCAAACGCCAGGAGTATGAGAGCTTGCTATTCGAATGCCATCAACACTTCCTAAGCCATCGAGGTCTCGTTTTAGGTCCCAGTGTACAGAAAGGTCTGCAGTCCATCAAGAGCAAGTACAACGGGGATCACTGCAGTCTCGTGCGGCACTCCTGCTCGCTTTTACTGCACGCCTCCATCGATGAATACCGATTGTTCTATCAATTCTTCAGCAAGCCCTCGCCTGCACTATTGTCCTTCTCAGAGAGCCTCTGCACCTCGCTCTACGACACCCTTAGGCCCTTCATTATTCACATCAACCACCTAGAGACTCTTGCCGAAATTTGCTGTATTTTGAGAATAGAAATGCTGGATGAACACGTGCAGAACAACACTGAGCCTCTCCAGGGCTTTGGCAACGTTTGTCTACAACTGCTGCACGACGTCCAGGAAAGACTTGTCTTCAGAGCACACCTGTATTTACAGTCTGATGTGGCTGGGTACAATCCCTCGCCCGGTGATCTCGCGTATCCTGAAAAGCTGAAAATGATGGAGGACATCGCCGAATCCATCAGAGAAGATAATAGGCAGAAAAgccaaatgaaaaaaatttcgctTTCTTCTCTAgagagcggcagcagcagtggcaaTGTCGTCGAGCCCATTTCAAGGACACACGTTATG GGAATAGACCCGATGTATCAACGTGGCTCGAATATGGGCAACTCGCCAGCAGATCTACACGGTATGTGGTATCCGACCGTCCGTCGCACCCTGGTCTGCCTTTCCCGACTCTACCGTTGCGTTGACCGTCCAGTATTCCAATCTCTTAGCCAGGAGGCGATCACCTACTGCGTACAAAGTATCGAGGCAGCGCGTGAGCGTATCCAAAGTCGAGCTACACCTCTGGACGCTGAACTTTTCCAGGTCAAACACCTGCTTATCCTGCGCGAACAGATCGCACCTTTCCAAGTCGATTTCACCGTTAAGGAGTACAGCCTCGATTTTTCCAAAGTTAAGAGCGCTGCTTTCGGCTTGTTAGAAAAGAGATCTAGATTGTTCACTCTGTCGAACAATGCATTGTTAGAGTTTTTACTGGAAGGCGCTCCACAGATGAAGGAACAACTCATTGACTCGCGCAAGCACGTTGATGCTAAACTCAAGTCGTCCTGTCAGAGGTTGATCCAGCACATTACCAGGTTGCTGATTGATCCAGTTGTACTTTTACTTGAGAGATCTAAGGCTTTACAACAG CAGCAGGCACCTGCGAAAATTCTGGGCAGCGCTGAAAACGTAGCTGCAGTAGTCAGTGAGGCGTTGCGGCTAATCAAATTCAAGCTACCGGCAGTGCAGCAGTCGATGCAGCTCTACCTAGCGAATCGCGAAACTGAATGTATTCTATTCCGGCCGATCAAGAATAACATCGTCGCAGCGTTCGCtcagctgcagcagctgctTTCACAGCACTATTCAGGTGACGAGCTCCTGCTGATTGCGTGTCCTTTACCCGAGCAGGTCTCGGTCATGCTCAGCTCCTCTGCTCTGGCACAGGCTAAGGATCAACAGCAACAGCCTCCAGCAGCGACAGGTTTACCAGAAGCAAAGGATCAGGTCACGTTGGGAGACTTACAACAAACCAGGCAGCAGAGGTTGTCGAGCGTTGAAACACCACAGGAACTGGTGGCAAAGCAACAAGATGCTAGGATCGAAGGACATAAGTCCGTTGGTGGCATTGAAAACGTGTAG